The following coding sequences are from one Nymphalis io chromosome 5, ilAglIoxx1.1, whole genome shotgun sequence window:
- the LOC126768696 gene encoding nucleoporin Nup35 — MEPMTLGSPTHSPSGSPNVGYLPPFLLGEINPPPLSSLSPRPNSLSPTKGRSLAFGSPTSPTQTSTPDQKMYRQNMSIHQQALYNQQQNLFANIPTSPNISYSNKANGPPIEDLFDTIKSNEPSVNKSLFQENSFIGYGNNNSMMQNSYANNISVNNQSLTNQWQDGYQEQEEYWITVFGFPPNAANTVLARFSNCGAILDKQYPTQGNWAHVRYATRAEKERAMALNGRQVLPGVMVGVVECREPPRINVASPGPYTERQNTARSLCPTPIPSAPVPQRSTGLISKALDYVLGW, encoded by the exons atggAACCAATGACTCTAGGAAGTCCAACACATTCTCCTTCTGGAAGTCCAAATGTGGGGTATTTACCGCCATTTTTATTAGGAGAAATAAACCCTCCACCTTTGTCAAGCTTATCTCCCCGACCAAATAGCTTATCCCCTACCAAAGGTCGTAGTCTAGCTTTTG GTTCACCTACAAGCCCGACTCAAACCTCAACACCAGATCAGAAAATGTACCGGCAGAACATGTCAATACATCAGCAGGCTCTATACAACCAGCAACAAAATTTATTTGCCAACATACCAACGTCAcctaatatttcatattctaaCAAAGCAAATGGACCACCCATAGAAGATTTATTTGATACAATTAAGAGCAATGAACCTTCGGTTAACAAATCACTGTTTcaagaaaatagttttataggGTATGGCAATAATAACTCAATGATGCAGAATTCATATGCTAATAATATATCAGTGAATAACCAGTCTTTGACTAACCAGTGGCAAGATGGCTACCAGGAGCAGGAAGAATACTGGATCACTGTGTTTGGTTTTCCTCCTAATGCAGCCAATACTGTTTTAGCAAGATTTAGTAATTGTGGTGCTATACTGG ATAAACAATATCCCACACAAGGCAATTGGGCTCATGTAAGATATGCTACTAGAGCTGAAAAGGAGAGGGCCATGGCCCTCAATGGAAGACAAGTGCTGCCTGGTGTCATGGTGGGTGTAGTAGAGTGTAGAGAACCCCCACGAATAAATGTTGCCAGCCCGGGACCTTATACCGAAAG ACAAAATACAGCAAGATCACTTTGTCCTACACCAATCCCATCAGCACCAGTACCTCAGAGGTCTACAGGTCTTATTTCAAAAGCACTAGATTATGTACTTGGCTGGTGA
- the LOC126768628 gene encoding uncharacterized protein LOC126768628 isoform X2: MDSSVAEESENFVAFSKNEYSKTNCNTPTNISTSNNNIVHKLFNREIFGSTSKNPNEKSKRVFDKIPPRLRFCLMDIVPIQYLREHVFMGFSQCGQFLLSFTYSCNTQVYFRESSKFTLHFLSWVPGRIVRPVHSIPLFGDDCVDSKVTISMAQWKHNPGVLVVYGIADSCSERSYLSVVGVPRLGCRQCSAISRDEDDLNWSKRCLEHSFAIHTRFFCTSDSSMYEPVVQLAYSNQIIIYTDFIHILEIDIVKPDQEKIDVPEETKFSLDRDELNSIYTNPSTPASDVSAAFQSPKYQNNVVQNILADFSDFDVEPYQMSRPVQLPDVMGQELCIQASSISHNLMEEWEGPSPSIRTLISPPLRSPRRRPAESMSRFNETHRIIAEKTYEFVEEAETKCEKLSMFRKRRLADKKYEFSEDNNENIVPFRVLRSNRKYYTGSTSKSQSKRAKSPSVESVVLRAHNQISRPPSPTSSLDLKNPGLTSLESDRNSESEYRVMEMLDDGSLKTVSVHDNTSKTLSDCPVSPQDPYLVHSGNSKCSKFFTRYFLESDDEITSVITDSEAVRDVAVGERGHGAAAVRGVQGRVGRLSAAPPAVRGAVPFRVGSRNRSLQNGKGGYDGGLQSRREQSVGRRARARVGAPSGRRERARRRQPPAHHAHR, encoded by the exons ATGGATTCTTCTGTGGCTGAAGAATCTGAAAATTTTGTAGCTTTTAGTAAAAATGAATACAGCAAAACAAATTGTAATACTCCAACGAATATCTcaactagtaataataatatagtgcaTAAGTTATTTAATAGAGAG ATATTTGGTAGCACCTCAAAAAATCCAAATGAGAAGTCAAAAAGAGTATTTGACAAAATTCCTCCTCGGTTACGGTTTTGTCTCATGGACATAGTGCCCATCCAGTACTTAAGGGAACATGTATTTATGGGGTTTTCACAGTGTGGACAGTTTCTGCTTAGTTTTACTTATAGTTGTAACACCCAAGTATATTTTCGGGAAAGTTCAAAGTTTAC gCTACATTTTCTATCGTGGGTGCCGGGTCGCATCGTTCGGCCAGTGCACAGTATTCCTCTATTCGGTGATGACTGTGTTGACAGCAAAGTGACAATATCAATGGCACAATGGAAACACAATCCTGGAGTTCTTGTGGTGTATGGTATTgc AGATTCCTGCTCTGAACGATCCTACCTCAGTGTTGTTGGAGTACCTCGATTAGGATGTAGGCAATGTTCAGCTATTTCTAGAGATGAAG atgATCTGAATTGGAGTAAACGCTGCTTGGAACATAGCTTCGCGATACACACAAGATTCTTTTGTACGTCCGATTCTAGTATGTACGAACCTGTCGTTCAACTAGCTTACTCGaaccaaattataatttatacagattTCATTCACATATTAGAAATAGACATCGTTAAACCAGATCAGGAAAAAATTGATGTGCCCGAGGAAACAAAATTCTCATTAGATAGGGacgaattaaattcaatatacaCGAATCCAAGTACGCCCGCGTCGGACGTATCTGCAGCCTTCCAGTCGCCCAAGTATCAGAACAATGTTGTCCAGAACATTTTAGCTGACTTTTCAGATTTTGATGTCGAACCTTATCAAATGTCCAGACCAGTCCAACTGCCAGATGTTATGGGTCAGGAGCTATGTATTCAAGCATCATCTATATCTCACAATTTAATGGAGGAGTGGGAAGGACCTTCTCCGTCAATTAGAACATTAATCAGTCCACCGTTAAGGTCACCGAGGCGCAGACCGGCGGAGAGCATGTCTAGGTTTAATGAAACGCATAGAATAATAGCTGAAAAAACATACGAATTTGTAGAAGAAGCGGAGACCAAATGTGAGAAGCTGAGTATGTTTAGGAAGCGACGCTTAGCCGATAAGAAGTATGAATTTTCTGaagataataatgaaaacatcgtTCCTTTTAGAGTGTTAAGAAGTAATAGGAAGTATTACACAGGGTCCACCAGTAAAAGTCAATCAAAGCGGGCGAAGTCACCGTCCGTGGAGAGCGTAGTTCTTAGAGCTCATAATCAGATCAGTAGACCTCCTTCGCCGACATCTAGCTTAGACCTAAAGAATCCAGGACTGACATCGCTCGAATCAGATAGAAATAGCGAATCCGAGTACAGAGTTATGGAGATGTTGGATGATGGATCTCTTAAAACTGTGTCGGTGCACGACAACACTTCGAAAACATTATCAGACTGTCCGGTCAGCCCTCAAGACCCGTATTTAGTGCACTCGGGAAACTCCAAATGTAGCAAATTCTTCACGCGGTATTTTTTAGAAAGCGACGACGAGATAACCTCGGTCATCACCGATTCGGAAG CTGTGCGCGATGTGGCTGTGGGCGAGCGAGGACACGGCGCAGCTGCAGTGCGAGGCGTGCAAGGACGCGTCGGCCGGCTGTCTGCAGCACCGCCAGCAGTACGCGGCGCAG TGCCTTTTCGTGTGGGATCTCGTAACCGGAGTTTACAGAACGGAAAGGGTGGCTATGACGGAGGACTCCAGTCAAGAAGGGAACAGAG TGTCGGGCGCCGAGCGCGCGCGCGAGTTGGCGCGCCGTCTGGGCGCCGAGAGCGCGCCCGCCGCCGACAACCGCCTGCTCACCACGCTCACCG GTAA
- the LOC126768628 gene encoding uncharacterized protein LOC126768628 isoform X1, with protein MDSSVAEESENFVAFSKNEYSKTNCNTPTNISTSNNNIVHKLFNREIFGSTSKNPNEKSKRVFDKIPPRLRFCLMDIVPIQYLREHVFMGFSQCGQFLLSFTYSCNTQVYFRESSKFTLHFLSWVPGRIVRPVHSIPLFGDDCVDSKVTISMAQWKHNPGVLVVYGIADSCSERSYLSVVGVPRLGCRQCSAISRDEDDLNWSKRCLEHSFAIHTRFFCTSDSSMYEPVVQLAYSNQIIIYTDFIHILEIDIVKPDQEKIDVPEETKFSLDRDELNSIYTNPSTPASDVSAAFQSPKYQNNVVQNILADFSDFDVEPYQMSRPVQLPDVMGQELCIQASSISHNLMEEWEGPSPSIRTLISPPLRSPRRRPAESMSRFNETHRIIAEKTYEFVEEAETKCEKLSMFRKRRLADKKYEFSEDNNENIVPFRVLRSNRKYYTGSTSKSQSKRAKSPSVESVVLRAHNQISRPPSPTSSLDLKNPGLTSLESDRNSESEYRVMEMLDDGSLKTVSVHDNTSKTLSDCPVSPQDPYLVHSGNSKCSKFFTRYFLESDDEITSVITDSEDDCMSGYHVALPLSGAGAGQALQGLCAGAWERLRAPPAPALRATQRSLDTELLCNEVCGRLCRLGGKHFIYCFDWGCHVIDVCQSSGCLSGLCAMWLWASEDTAQLQCEACKDASAGCLQHRQQYAAQCLFVWDLVTGVYRTERVAMTEDSSQEGNRVSGAERARELARRLGAESAPAADNRLLTTLTGKSLKRLTDVDNCVEITKNHPDSSESESESSEEDSDFD; from the exons ATGGATTCTTCTGTGGCTGAAGAATCTGAAAATTTTGTAGCTTTTAGTAAAAATGAATACAGCAAAACAAATTGTAATACTCCAACGAATATCTcaactagtaataataatatagtgcaTAAGTTATTTAATAGAGAG ATATTTGGTAGCACCTCAAAAAATCCAAATGAGAAGTCAAAAAGAGTATTTGACAAAATTCCTCCTCGGTTACGGTTTTGTCTCATGGACATAGTGCCCATCCAGTACTTAAGGGAACATGTATTTATGGGGTTTTCACAGTGTGGACAGTTTCTGCTTAGTTTTACTTATAGTTGTAACACCCAAGTATATTTTCGGGAAAGTTCAAAGTTTAC gCTACATTTTCTATCGTGGGTGCCGGGTCGCATCGTTCGGCCAGTGCACAGTATTCCTCTATTCGGTGATGACTGTGTTGACAGCAAAGTGACAATATCAATGGCACAATGGAAACACAATCCTGGAGTTCTTGTGGTGTATGGTATTgc AGATTCCTGCTCTGAACGATCCTACCTCAGTGTTGTTGGAGTACCTCGATTAGGATGTAGGCAATGTTCAGCTATTTCTAGAGATGAAG atgATCTGAATTGGAGTAAACGCTGCTTGGAACATAGCTTCGCGATACACACAAGATTCTTTTGTACGTCCGATTCTAGTATGTACGAACCTGTCGTTCAACTAGCTTACTCGaaccaaattataatttatacagattTCATTCACATATTAGAAATAGACATCGTTAAACCAGATCAGGAAAAAATTGATGTGCCCGAGGAAACAAAATTCTCATTAGATAGGGacgaattaaattcaatatacaCGAATCCAAGTACGCCCGCGTCGGACGTATCTGCAGCCTTCCAGTCGCCCAAGTATCAGAACAATGTTGTCCAGAACATTTTAGCTGACTTTTCAGATTTTGATGTCGAACCTTATCAAATGTCCAGACCAGTCCAACTGCCAGATGTTATGGGTCAGGAGCTATGTATTCAAGCATCATCTATATCTCACAATTTAATGGAGGAGTGGGAAGGACCTTCTCCGTCAATTAGAACATTAATCAGTCCACCGTTAAGGTCACCGAGGCGCAGACCGGCGGAGAGCATGTCTAGGTTTAATGAAACGCATAGAATAATAGCTGAAAAAACATACGAATTTGTAGAAGAAGCGGAGACCAAATGTGAGAAGCTGAGTATGTTTAGGAAGCGACGCTTAGCCGATAAGAAGTATGAATTTTCTGaagataataatgaaaacatcgtTCCTTTTAGAGTGTTAAGAAGTAATAGGAAGTATTACACAGGGTCCACCAGTAAAAGTCAATCAAAGCGGGCGAAGTCACCGTCCGTGGAGAGCGTAGTTCTTAGAGCTCATAATCAGATCAGTAGACCTCCTTCGCCGACATCTAGCTTAGACCTAAAGAATCCAGGACTGACATCGCTCGAATCAGATAGAAATAGCGAATCCGAGTACAGAGTTATGGAGATGTTGGATGATGGATCTCTTAAAACTGTGTCGGTGCACGACAACACTTCGAAAACATTATCAGACTGTCCGGTCAGCCCTCAAGACCCGTATTTAGTGCACTCGGGAAACTCCAAATGTAGCAAATTCTTCACGCGGTATTTTTTAGAAAGCGACGACGAGATAACCTCGGTCATCACCGATTCGGAAG ACGACTGCATGTCGGGCTACCACGTGGCGCTGCCGCtgagcggcgcgggcgcggggcAGGCGCTGCAGGGGCTGTGCGCGGGCGCGTGGGAGCGCctgcgcgcgccgcccgcgcccgcgctgCGCGCCACGCAGCGCTCGCTCGACACCGAGCTGCTGTGCAACGAGGTCTGCGGCCGCCTGTGCCGCCTGGGCGGGAAGCACTTCATCTACTGCTTCGACTGGGGCTGCCACGTCATCGACGTGTGCCAGTCCAGCGGCTGCCTGTCCGGG CTGTGCGCGATGTGGCTGTGGGCGAGCGAGGACACGGCGCAGCTGCAGTGCGAGGCGTGCAAGGACGCGTCGGCCGGCTGTCTGCAGCACCGCCAGCAGTACGCGGCGCAG TGCCTTTTCGTGTGGGATCTCGTAACCGGAGTTTACAGAACGGAAAGGGTGGCTATGACGGAGGACTCCAGTCAAGAAGGGAACAGAG TGTCGGGCGCCGAGCGCGCGCGCGAGTTGGCGCGCCGTCTGGGCGCCGAGAGCGCGCCCGCCGCCGACAACCGCCTGCTCACCACGCTCACCG GTAAATCGTTAAAAAGACTGACGGACGTGGACAACTGTGTAGAGATCACAAAGAACCATCCTGACAGCTCCGAATCGGAATCTGAGTCGTCGGAGGAAGACAGCGATTTTGACTGA